The following coding sequences are from one Leptolyngbya sp. NIES-3755 window:
- a CDS encoding DNA topoisomerase I (similar to AA sequence:cyanobase_aa:LBDG_02550), which translates to MPTKLLIVESPGKVKKLSQILGSDWIVRASMGHVRELANDGIDSLGFDLADDTVRCRFIPRGSRGKDTIDQLKATVRQVKTVVLATDDDREGETIAWHLQQALNLKQPQRVVYSEITPVAVKRAIAHPRTIDQNLVDAGLCRTVLDKLVGYKGSPLLWKLQNGAKSMGRVQSATLHIICDREHQIAAFVPQDYWNVFVEYGEGFRAFYHGSEGTELETSTADDATPTGERNAPESTRVLSQAEADRLIQHAQAFPHRVGSIDGKVISRTPPPPFVTSTLQQAAGSRLKFSPEKTMQVAQSLYEAGHITYMRTDSIELSPEYRSAARQWLTDHDPDNVPQKTTHHRKVKGSQEAHEAIRPTDIHRASAQLKLELSGDEFALYVLIWKRAIASQCQPAKVRQTRILTRSGPVSWQAKGQVIEFVGYSKYWNNLSADVELPIVKINQPLTLTQAAHEQKQTQPPPRYSEPKLVQVMERQGIGRPSTYAPTIQTLKNRNYVEILKGVLQPTALGMEVDRFLASALPELLQSEFTAQMERSLDDIAEGKQNWQHYLTDWHERYFEPALLKAERVLPQHLSSAPRSQKQFERSRTRCPNCQKPLAKIPSSKVKKKYFLKCVEECENVVLFWSEYTKRWEAPQPKSSNSEPAKPTLMTAPCPVCQHPLEQYSYQKDGQTKALLRCSNPKARSDKKHKDVVYFQTEKGWWSPKLGELTALTPKQS; encoded by the coding sequence ATGCCCACAAAACTGCTGATTGTCGAAAGTCCGGGTAAAGTCAAAAAGTTAAGCCAGATTTTAGGCTCGGATTGGATTGTCAGAGCCAGTATGGGTCATGTGCGGGAATTAGCAAATGATGGCATCGACTCGCTCGGTTTTGATCTGGCAGATGACACGGTTCGCTGTCGGTTTATTCCACGAGGCAGCCGTGGTAAAGACACGATCGATCAACTCAAAGCGACCGTCCGACAAGTCAAAACGGTGGTACTTGCAACCGATGACGATCGCGAAGGTGAAACGATCGCGTGGCATCTTCAACAGGCATTGAATCTGAAACAACCGCAGCGAGTCGTGTATAGCGAAATTACTCCAGTTGCTGTGAAACGTGCGATCGCCCATCCCAGAACTATCGATCAAAATCTAGTCGATGCCGGACTTTGCCGCACTGTTCTCGATAAACTTGTAGGCTACAAAGGCTCTCCATTGCTGTGGAAGTTGCAGAACGGGGCGAAATCGATGGGGCGTGTCCAAAGTGCAACGCTTCACATCATTTGCGATCGAGAGCACCAAATTGCAGCCTTCGTGCCCCAGGATTATTGGAACGTTTTCGTAGAGTATGGAGAAGGCTTTCGTGCCTTTTATCACGGTTCGGAGGGAACTGAACTAGAGACTTCGACTGCTGACGATGCAACCCCAACTGGAGAGCGCAATGCTCCAGAATCCACTCGTGTTTTGAGCCAAGCAGAAGCCGATCGACTGATTCAACATGCTCAAGCCTTTCCGCATCGAGTGGGGTCGATCGACGGCAAAGTAATCAGTCGTACTCCACCGCCACCGTTTGTCACTTCTACATTGCAGCAAGCCGCCGGATCACGACTCAAGTTCAGTCCCGAAAAAACAATGCAGGTCGCACAATCGCTCTATGAGGCGGGACATATTACTTACATGCGAACCGATAGCATTGAACTCAGTCCAGAGTATCGATCGGCAGCGAGACAATGGTTAACCGATCATGATCCAGACAACGTGCCTCAAAAGACCACGCATCACCGCAAAGTCAAAGGGTCGCAAGAAGCTCACGAAGCGATTCGTCCCACCGATATCCATCGAGCCTCTGCTCAACTCAAGTTGGAACTATCGGGGGATGAATTTGCGCTGTATGTGCTGATTTGGAAACGAGCGATCGCGTCTCAATGCCAACCTGCTAAAGTTCGACAGACTCGAATTCTAACGCGCTCTGGTCCGGTTTCTTGGCAAGCAAAAGGACAAGTCATTGAATTCGTAGGCTACAGCAAATATTGGAATAACTTGAGTGCCGATGTGGAACTGCCGATCGTAAAAATCAATCAGCCCTTAACCTTGACGCAAGCCGCACACGAACAAAAGCAAACTCAGCCGCCACCCCGCTACAGTGAACCCAAATTAGTGCAAGTGATGGAGCGGCAAGGGATTGGACGACCGAGCACCTACGCCCCGACGATTCAAACGCTGAAGAACCGCAATTATGTAGAAATTCTCAAGGGAGTTTTGCAACCGACTGCTTTAGGGATGGAAGTCGATCGCTTTCTCGCCAGTGCTTTACCGGAACTCCTGCAATCCGAATTTACAGCACAGATGGAGCGATCGCTCGATGACATCGCAGAAGGCAAGCAAAACTGGCAGCACTATCTCACCGATTGGCATGAGCGTTACTTTGAACCTGCATTGCTGAAAGCAGAACGAGTTTTGCCTCAACATCTAAGTTCTGCTCCTCGATCTCAGAAACAATTTGAGCGATCGAGAACGCGCTGTCCTAACTGCCAAAAACCCCTCGCGAAGATTCCCAGTTCAAAGGTCAAGAAAAAGTATTTTCTCAAGTGCGTCGAGGAGTGCGAGAATGTGGTGCTGTTTTGGTCGGAGTATACGAAGCGATGGGAAGCCCCTCAGCCCAAATCATCTAATTCAGAACCAGCAAAGCCAACATTGATGACTGCACCTTGTCCAGTCTGTCAGCACCCTTTAGAGCAATATAGCTATCAGAAAGACGGGCAAACCAAAGCTTTACTGCGTTGTTCTAATCCAAAAGCGCGGAGCGACAAAAAACACAAAGATGTGGTTTACTTTCAAACCGAGAAAGGCTGGTGGAGTCCAAAGTTAGGAGAGCTAACGGCATTGACACCCAAGCAATCTTAG
- a CDS encoding hypothetical protein (similar to AA sequence:cyanobase_aa:alr1712), with amino-acid sequence MSRSLRLALRNRFVQFALMLVGALIVVLLSLYPSIAWESQYAISSRAPFNQLDYYPIEQTLNSDLYRPIAPWIGRLILPDSKQQGNTDWVWMEIYHAPPEAKDLIGKRVRLEWSQDPVTQRDVTAVLRDVRFTKEVEELQRTTGNLYPVRLNGRSQVGPLQAMAGARPIDDVTVTLSNPVLTRQASDRTVLQIKLEPVLETGRYYTLVKILGSPSKPQSIPKACPGKSPCPSERFRVQHYNPKTGQFDGVQETVRIPQQPIDGFGVYTSTPRELEKSPAGTAGWYLYGAQDKTGLFTVQAIKPRSLFLLQPQQVLLDQGEGFDYVHTQNWKETEQRKGTIQTVLIDSKAKNREDAIAQWKEGDRALVMHLFGGRGGKNGEKSTVGTVTGHFSYGLAEIVRDPFTNELQSAVNYRQVYATNIEGIISGQNSWANYMGNQQRGWLGTRPVSDVLVKLDAIAQDYDFGGNTLSPFAELNRQLRLITDRYRTGDGTGTAKVTPATSCVQDSNQALFLTIQAIRDRVESSPEIQSWWSSHPNDPTVQRFERLIALGNDLETQLTPFGIVRQDWKSNANVLAGTQINSSQFATVKEDQNIVSALKSWRTILPRQAQDELSLLFMRHGAQLWFLRTNQVGGNNPDIFPIAPTQPFALWTIPGTTIAIVTILFTRILGAVKLSPLWQWIQALGILGVYSAIAVPIGFSQGFLRFKPWQASKRQYALLTLRLFFMPALIEEFVFRVLLLPAPRAGVTDQAWAIWAILSLILFVVYHPINAKTFYKRGNPTFFDPVFLVLTGLLGVACTVAYLFTGSLLVITLIHWIVVTTWLILFGGIEKLESKQSNIVKPHLV; translated from the coding sequence ATGTCTCGATCTCTACGCCTCGCCCTTCGGAATCGGTTCGTACAATTTGCGCTAATGCTGGTCGGAGCCTTGATTGTGGTGCTGTTGAGTCTCTACCCCAGTATCGCCTGGGAATCTCAATACGCTATTAGCAGTAGAGCACCCTTTAATCAGCTTGATTACTATCCGATCGAGCAAACCTTAAACTCAGATCTGTATCGCCCGATCGCACCGTGGATTGGGCGATTAATTTTGCCAGATTCCAAGCAGCAAGGCAACACTGATTGGGTATGGATGGAAATTTACCACGCACCGCCAGAAGCGAAGGATTTAATCGGTAAACGAGTGCGGCTGGAATGGAGCCAAGATCCGGTAACTCAGCGAGATGTGACTGCGGTGCTGCGTGATGTTCGATTTACAAAAGAAGTAGAAGAACTTCAACGCACAACTGGAAATCTTTATCCGGTTCGACTCAATGGACGATCGCAGGTTGGACCCTTACAAGCAATGGCAGGTGCAAGACCGATCGATGATGTGACCGTGACGCTCAGCAATCCAGTTCTGACTCGGCAGGCAAGCGATCGTACTGTCTTACAAATCAAGCTAGAACCTGTGCTAGAAACTGGACGGTACTACACGTTGGTTAAAATTCTAGGCTCTCCTTCTAAACCCCAATCTATTCCCAAAGCTTGTCCGGGAAAGTCACCCTGTCCAAGCGAGCGATTTCGAGTACAGCACTACAATCCAAAAACAGGTCAATTTGATGGAGTGCAAGAAACGGTTCGCATTCCTCAACAGCCGATCGATGGGTTTGGTGTCTATACTTCAACGCCGCGTGAACTAGAAAAGTCTCCCGCAGGAACCGCAGGCTGGTATCTCTACGGTGCTCAAGACAAAACAGGATTGTTCACGGTGCAAGCGATTAAGCCGCGATCGCTGTTTCTACTCCAACCACAGCAAGTTCTACTTGATCAGGGCGAAGGATTTGATTATGTCCACACTCAAAACTGGAAAGAGACAGAACAACGAAAAGGAACGATCCAAACTGTTCTGATTGATTCTAAAGCAAAGAATCGGGAAGACGCGATCGCACAATGGAAAGAAGGCGATCGCGCTTTGGTCATGCACTTATTTGGAGGTAGAGGCGGTAAAAACGGTGAAAAATCTACCGTTGGGACAGTCACCGGACATTTTTCTTATGGATTGGCAGAGATTGTTCGTGATCCATTTACCAATGAGCTTCAATCAGCGGTGAACTATCGCCAAGTGTATGCCACGAACATCGAGGGGATCATTTCAGGTCAGAATTCCTGGGCGAACTACATGGGCAACCAACAGAGGGGATGGTTAGGAACACGCCCCGTGTCAGATGTGCTGGTCAAGCTGGACGCGATCGCGCAAGACTACGATTTTGGAGGAAATACTCTATCGCCCTTTGCCGAACTCAATCGCCAACTTCGCCTGATTACCGATCGCTATCGGACAGGCGATGGGACAGGAACCGCTAAAGTTACACCAGCCACTTCTTGTGTTCAAGACTCAAATCAAGCGCTGTTTCTCACCATTCAGGCAATTCGCGATCGCGTCGAGTCTAGCCCAGAGATCCAAAGTTGGTGGTCATCCCATCCCAATGATCCGACCGTCCAACGGTTTGAACGATTAATTGCTTTAGGAAATGATTTAGAAACTCAACTGACCCCGTTTGGAATTGTGCGGCAGGACTGGAAATCAAATGCAAATGTTTTAGCAGGGACACAGATAAATTCGAGCCAATTTGCCACCGTGAAAGAAGATCAGAACATCGTGTCTGCGCTCAAAAGCTGGAGAACGATTCTCCCTCGACAAGCACAAGATGAATTAAGTCTTTTATTTATGCGACACGGAGCACAACTCTGGTTTCTCCGAACTAATCAAGTCGGCGGTAACAATCCTGATATTTTCCCGATCGCACCGACTCAACCGTTTGCATTATGGACTATCCCCGGAACCACAATTGCGATCGTCACGATTCTGTTTACTCGCATCTTGGGCGCAGTCAAGTTATCACCGCTATGGCAATGGATTCAAGCGCTCGGAATCTTAGGAGTGTATAGCGCGATCGCAGTGCCGATCGGATTTTCGCAAGGGTTTTTACGATTCAAACCTTGGCAAGCTTCTAAACGACAATATGCACTACTCACACTGCGTTTATTCTTCATGCCTGCACTAATCGAAGAATTTGTCTTTCGGGTGCTGCTCCTTCCTGCTCCTCGCGCTGGCGTGACTGATCAAGCTTGGGCAATCTGGGCAATCCTGAGTCTGATCCTGTTTGTTGTCTATCACCCGATCAATGCGAAGACTTTTTACAAGCGAGGCAATCCCACCTTTTTTGATCCCGTGTTTCTGGTGCTGACCGGGTTGCTCGGTGTTGCCTGTACAGTCGCTTACTTATTCACAGGCTCCCTGTTAGTGATTACGCTGATTCATTGGATTGTTGTGACGACATGGCTAATCTTGTTCGGTGGAATAGAAAAACTAGAATCAAAGCAATCGAACATCGTCAAGCCTCACTTGGTTTAG
- a CDS encoding MATE efflux family protein (similar to AA sequence:cyanobase_aa:Npun_AF009), translated as MLTLQFPTFLRSFFQLTAINILSNLLVPIAGLLDIAFLGHLSEIRYLAGVALATVLFNYLYWTFGFLRMSTTGMTAQAVGRGDESETVLIGLRHGILAFLLGVVIILLQVPIRQFGFALLNATPEVEAAGQAFYNALIWGAPATLMNFVIIGWLLGRSLSGRVLVLTAINSIANVLLDYWFIVHSGWASTGAGLSTAISQYLTLCTGLLILTQTIDFKPLRGQIDRLWDLSALKTVVLLNRDIMIRTFVLISTFAVFTNLSSAFGAISLSANALLLQVVTLAAYFIDGVAFATETFAGTFYGQGSDRQLKQLAQWAGGMSLLVGFLFAIAFISYPDILFGRLTVHAEVLNYLKQYVVWLLPVLGFGSIAYMLDGYFLGLTQGKILRQAMLQSVFIGFVPIAFLAWTKQSNHWLWFALSLFMAMRSLSLGLQCSKHHAR; from the coding sequence GTGCTGACTCTGCAATTCCCTACTTTTCTTCGATCGTTCTTTCAACTGACTGCGATCAACATTCTCTCAAATTTACTTGTCCCGATCGCAGGACTGTTAGATATCGCCTTTCTAGGTCACTTATCAGAAATCCGATATCTCGCAGGTGTCGCACTTGCAACGGTTCTGTTTAACTATCTCTATTGGACATTCGGTTTTCTGCGAATGAGTACGACAGGAATGACGGCTCAGGCAGTTGGGCGCGGAGATGAATCAGAAACGGTGCTAATCGGGCTGCGACATGGCATTCTAGCCTTCTTACTCGGTGTCGTGATTATCCTCCTGCAAGTTCCGATTCGGCAATTCGGATTCGCGCTGCTGAATGCAACTCCAGAGGTTGAAGCCGCAGGACAAGCATTCTATAACGCTTTGATTTGGGGTGCGCCTGCAACCTTGATGAACTTCGTGATCATTGGCTGGTTATTAGGTCGATCGCTCAGTGGTCGGGTGTTAGTGCTGACGGCGATTAATAGTATTGCCAATGTTTTGTTAGATTACTGGTTCATTGTTCATTCAGGTTGGGCAAGTACAGGAGCAGGACTATCGACTGCAATTAGCCAATATCTAACGCTGTGTACGGGACTGTTGATTCTGACCCAAACGATCGATTTCAAACCGCTTAGGGGTCAGATCGACCGATTGTGGGATTTATCTGCTCTCAAAACGGTCGTTCTGCTCAATCGAGATATTATGATTCGCACGTTTGTTCTGATTTCAACGTTTGCTGTTTTTACGAATCTCAGTTCTGCATTTGGAGCGATCTCGCTATCGGCAAACGCGCTTTTACTCCAGGTGGTCACGCTTGCAGCTTACTTTATCGATGGAGTTGCGTTTGCCACAGAAACATTTGCAGGCACATTTTACGGGCAAGGCAGCGATCGACAATTAAAGCAATTAGCACAATGGGCGGGAGGAATGAGTCTGCTTGTTGGTTTCCTATTTGCGATCGCGTTTATTAGCTATCCAGATATTCTATTTGGTCGGCTCACGGTTCACGCTGAAGTGCTGAATTACCTAAAACAGTATGTAGTCTGGTTGTTACCTGTTTTGGGATTTGGCTCGATCGCGTATATGCTCGATGGTTATTTCTTGGGACTGACTCAAGGCAAAATCCTACGACAAGCGATGTTGCAATCGGTATTCATTGGATTTGTCCCGATCGCATTCCTAGCTTGGACAAAGCAGAGTAATCATTGGCTTTGGTTCGCACTGTCTTTGTTTATGGCAATGCGATCGCTGTCTCTCGGTCTGCAATGCTCTAAACATCACGCCCGTTGA
- a CDS encoding hypothetical protein (ABC transporter permease protein NodJ homolog;~similar to AA sequence:cyanobase_aa:gll0674), with the protein MKQFSVSPWGVYSVWHRHAKVYQRTWLVNFLPPVTEPIMYLIAFGFGLSPLVGDITYAGQRVTYLQFIAPAMISIGVLFQSFFEGGYSSFIRLNFQKTWQALLTAPLSFTEVFLGDWLWAATKGIIAGSLTGLVAVVWGLYSPLNLLISLPLMLLGSLLFAAMGLFTAGSVRQIDQINIPIFLIIIPMFTLCGTYFPRDTLPPFLHAIATVLPLSSLIDLLRWNLGLQPYWWLQLLWLIGLMLLFVSLAIRKIYPQLIK; encoded by the coding sequence ATGAAACAATTCTCTGTCTCTCCTTGGGGAGTGTATTCGGTGTGGCATCGTCACGCAAAAGTGTATCAGCGCACCTGGCTTGTCAATTTTTTGCCTCCGGTGACTGAACCGATTATGTACTTGATTGCTTTCGGTTTTGGGCTGTCTCCATTGGTGGGAGACATCACGTATGCAGGACAACGAGTGACTTATCTCCAATTCATTGCTCCTGCGATGATCTCGATCGGGGTTCTGTTTCAATCATTTTTTGAGGGTGGTTACTCTAGTTTTATTCGGCTCAATTTCCAGAAAACCTGGCAAGCATTGTTAACGGCTCCCTTAAGCTTCACAGAAGTGTTTTTGGGCGATTGGCTTTGGGCAGCAACGAAAGGAATCATTGCAGGGAGTCTGACTGGACTTGTGGCAGTGGTTTGGGGACTTTATTCTCCGCTTAATTTACTTATCTCTTTGCCACTGATGCTGCTCGGAAGTTTGCTGTTTGCGGCAATGGGTCTATTCACGGCTGGAAGCGTTCGGCAAATTGATCAGATCAACATTCCGATCTTTCTGATCATCATTCCGATGTTTACGCTGTGCGGCACCTATTTTCCGCGTGATACACTGCCGCCATTTCTTCATGCGATCGCGACTGTTCTACCTCTTTCCTCGTTGATTGATCTCTTGCGGTGGAATTTAGGATTGCAGCCTTATTGGTGGCTACAGTTACTCTGGCTAATTGGGTTGATGCTTCTCTTTGTCAGTTTGGCAATCCGTAAAATCTATCCTCAATTGATCAAATAG
- a CDS encoding hypothetical protein (ABC transporter ATP-binding protein NodI homolog;~similar to AA sequence:cyanobase_aa:gll0675), translated as MLEDSYCSSGHFVFHLALMLSLNSPTDTTALLAYNLSKQYGETPVVQDVSFNLNFGEVLGLLGPNGAGKTTIVGMLYGGVAPTRGFVKLGQTQVQSDGRTVRAKMGIVTQEDNLDPDFSVFDNLLFFAHHYRLTGTAARHRVGELLAQVNLENHAHKRIDELSGGMKRRLVLARALINHPQVVFLDEPTTGLDPEARQEFWKLVIDLKQRGCGVLLTTHYMDEAQRLCDRLLLLQQGQRVDQGTPTELIDRTIGKEVVEIEGVDEVILQTLAAEFETWCRPFGSGYLLALPIASTSLWDQLVATQPQRLTRRHANLEDVFLRLTGKVLE; from the coding sequence ATGCTGGAAGATAGTTATTGTTCCAGCGGTCATTTTGTTTTTCACTTAGCACTTATGTTGTCTCTCAATTCACCCACTGATACAACGGCTCTGCTTGCCTATAATTTGTCGAAGCAATACGGTGAAACTCCTGTCGTGCAAGATGTTAGCTTTAATTTGAATTTTGGTGAAGTGTTGGGCTTATTGGGTCCGAATGGAGCCGGAAAAACGACGATCGTTGGAATGCTCTACGGTGGGGTTGCTCCGACTCGTGGATTTGTAAAACTGGGTCAAACTCAGGTTCAGAGCGACGGACGGACAGTACGCGCCAAAATGGGAATTGTGACGCAAGAAGATAACCTTGATCCAGATTTTTCTGTGTTTGACAACTTGCTGTTCTTTGCTCATCATTATCGTTTGACTGGAACCGCTGCAAGGCATCGAGTGGGTGAGCTATTAGCACAAGTCAATCTAGAGAACCACGCTCACAAACGGATTGATGAACTATCGGGTGGAATGAAGCGCCGTCTCGTGCTGGCTCGTGCTTTGATCAATCATCCCCAGGTTGTATTTTTGGATGAACCGACCACTGGACTCGATCCAGAAGCACGACAGGAATTTTGGAAACTTGTGATTGATCTCAAACAGCGGGGCTGTGGTGTACTGTTGACCACTCACTATATGGATGAAGCACAACGATTATGCGATCGACTCTTGCTGCTTCAACAGGGTCAGAGGGTTGATCAAGGCACTCCGACTGAGTTAATCGATCGCACGATCGGTAAAGAAGTTGTGGAAATTGAAGGCGTAGACGAGGTCATTCTTCAGACATTAGCCGCTGAGTTTGAGACTTGGTGTCGTCCCTTTGGGAGTGGGTATCTTTTGGCATTACCGATCGCTTCAACTTCGCTTTGGGATCAGTTAGTTGCGACTCAACCACAGCGTCTGACTCGTCGTCATGCCAATCTAGAAGATGTGTTCCTTCGTTTAACAGGTAAGGTGCTGGAATGA
- a CDS encoding hypothetical protein (similar to AA sequence:cyanobase_aa:Synpcc7942_1504) → MSIPTLIPHAHTRSVRDRITAGKALRQTIKRSELGTYQVSPNREDPIAILEAQAKTRVPDLVPIRYARMLTSPFAFLRGSAAVMIQDIAAAPTTGIRVQACGDMHLSNFGLFASAERNLVFGINDFDETYPGAWEWDLKRLVASAVVAGRFLGGDRTLCEETVRAIVQSYRQHLWDYADLGYLDLWYADVDEAEILQKLPTESQKAAMQIAAKARQRNHLQVLEKMTNLLDPEEHIIESPPLITRAATLGTEKTVLESLEQLMQSYFASLTADRRFLVSRYHILDAARQVVGVGSVGTRCWMVYLQGKDVNDPLFLQVKEAQRSVLAPHAGIASSLTLPDDHQGRRVVIGQRLIQGAPDILLGWGELQGVQYYVRQLRDMKGGVKLEPNKFRVERLPNYGILCGWALALAHAKSGDAAMLAGYVGKKEALDDAMVKFAESYADQTERDYDLLVVAARQGRIPVAKEY, encoded by the coding sequence ATGTCTATCCCTACGCTCATTCCTCACGCTCATACCCGTTCAGTTCGCGATCGCATCACTGCTGGGAAAGCATTGCGCCAAACGATTAAGCGCTCTGAACTCGGAACCTATCAAGTTTCACCCAACAGAGAAGACCCGATCGCGATTCTAGAAGCTCAGGCAAAGACTCGCGTTCCCGATTTAGTGCCGATTCGATACGCCCGAATGTTGACTTCTCCATTCGCGTTTCTCCGAGGTTCTGCTGCCGTCATGATTCAAGACATTGCTGCCGCTCCAACCACGGGAATCAGAGTGCAAGCTTGCGGAGACATGCACCTGTCGAACTTTGGATTGTTTGCCTCAGCGGAGCGGAATCTGGTCTTTGGAATCAATGATTTTGATGAAACTTATCCAGGAGCTTGGGAATGGGATTTGAAGCGATTAGTTGCCAGTGCAGTCGTCGCAGGACGATTTTTGGGTGGCGATCGCACTCTTTGTGAGGAGACCGTGAGAGCGATCGTGCAATCTTACCGACAACACTTATGGGACTATGCCGACTTAGGCTATCTCGACCTATGGTATGCCGACGTGGATGAAGCTGAGATTCTTCAGAAATTACCGACTGAATCTCAAAAAGCCGCGATGCAGATTGCAGCAAAAGCCCGTCAGCGCAATCATCTTCAAGTGTTGGAGAAAATGACCAACTTGCTTGATCCAGAAGAGCATATTATCGAATCTCCGCCACTGATCACTCGTGCGGCAACGCTAGGCACTGAGAAAACTGTACTTGAATCACTGGAACAATTGATGCAGAGCTATTTTGCCTCCTTGACTGCCGATCGACGTTTTCTAGTTTCGCGCTATCACATTCTAGATGCGGCTCGGCAAGTGGTTGGCGTGGGAAGCGTTGGAACTCGCTGCTGGATGGTGTATTTGCAGGGTAAAGATGTGAATGATCCCTTATTCTTGCAGGTTAAAGAAGCTCAGCGTTCAGTCTTAGCGCCTCATGCGGGGATTGCTTCGAGCCTGACATTACCTGATGATCACCAAGGGCGGCGGGTTGTCATTGGACAGCGATTGATTCAAGGTGCGCCTGATATCTTGTTAGGCTGGGGTGAACTTCAGGGCGTACAGTACTATGTGCGTCAGTTGCGCGATATGAAAGGTGGAGTGAAGCTAGAGCCGAATAAGTTTCGGGTGGAAAGACTTCCAAACTACGGAATCTTGTGCGGTTGGGCGTTGGCGCTGGCTCATGCGAAGTCGGGCGATGCAGCAATGCTGGCGGGCTATGTGGGGAAAAAAGAAGCGTTAGACGATGCGATGGTCAAGTTTGCTGAGTCGTATGCTGACCAGACCGAGCGAGATTATGATTTGCTTGTCGTGGCAGCACGTCAAGGTCGCATTCCTGTTGCAAAAGAGTATTAA
- a CDS encoding transglutaminase domain-containing protein (similar to AA sequence:cyanobase_aa:LBDG_19550): MICLSWQHVKVAFLLQKSIKAMSIIYDLEHTTTYRYRNPVTFGEHRAIFLPSIGYGGRILNYSLKTNIPCKTRWMMDTLSNNVAVLEFSESAKELTVTYQVQAEHFGIPAIADFPLDSRAEEIPVQYTPDEWNDLSSFIRPHTEDPEGQLAAWTKRFVAGDQDNTLDVLQRMMDSINSTLTYEAREAEGTQNPAETLRLRSGTCRDYAWLMVEALRRLGLACRFVSGYLYDSALDGGDIGMTGSGATHAWMQVYLPGAGWRAYDPTNRITAGFDLIRVAIARHPGQVIPLSGSWFGETGDYLGMEVNVSIRKLGTIPEFEAAPRVPMVVSKEGR; encoded by the coding sequence ATGATTTGCTTGTCGTGGCAGCACGTCAAGGTCGCATTCCTGTTGCAAAAGAGTATTAAAGCGATGAGTATTATCTACGATTTAGAACATACAACGACTTATCGCTATCGTAATCCCGTCACGTTTGGGGAACATCGAGCGATCTTTTTACCGAGTATTGGTTATGGCGGGCGGATTTTGAACTATTCACTAAAGACCAATATTCCATGCAAAACCCGATGGATGATGGATACGCTCTCGAACAATGTAGCAGTGCTGGAATTTAGTGAGTCTGCAAAGGAATTGACTGTGACTTATCAAGTTCAAGCAGAGCATTTTGGCATTCCTGCGATCGCGGATTTTCCCCTAGATTCCCGCGCTGAAGAAATCCCTGTCCAGTACACTCCAGACGAATGGAATGATCTCTCTTCGTTCATTCGTCCTCACACTGAAGATCCAGAGGGTCAGCTTGCAGCCTGGACAAAACGCTTTGTGGCAGGTGATCAAGATAATACGCTGGATGTTCTACAGCGAATGATGGATAGTATTAATAGCACCTTAACTTATGAAGCACGAGAAGCAGAAGGAACACAGAATCCCGCTGAAACATTGCGCTTACGATCGGGAACTTGTCGAGATTATGCTTGGTTGATGGTTGAAGCTCTACGACGATTGGGATTAGCTTGTCGTTTTGTCAGTGGCTATCTTTATGATTCTGCGTTGGATGGTGGTGATATTGGCATGACCGGATCAGGGGCGACTCACGCTTGGATGCAGGTTTATCTACCAGGAGCGGGCTGGCGAGCTTATGATCCGACGAATCGGATTACAGCAGGATTTGACTTGATTCGAGTTGCGATCGCTCGTCATCCGGGACAGGTGATTCCGCTCTCTGGCTCTTGGTTTGGAGAGACTGGAGACTATCTCGGAATGGAGGTGAATGTCTCGATTCGCAAGCTCGGAACGATTCCTGAATTTGAAGCGGCTCCTAGAGTACCAATGGTTGTGTCTAAGGAGGGACGATAG